A single genomic interval of Deinococcus radiotolerans harbors:
- a CDS encoding xanthine dehydrogenase family protein molybdopterin-binding subunit encodes MTTPQPPARSHLGRPRKIIDGLEKLVGRAPYVADQQLPGLLHARLVLSPYPHARIRGVDRAAALDVPGVQAVLLGADLNVKPAHSRPSLLLAEDLVVFAGQPVALILADTEAQAADAAALLDVDYEALDAVEDGEAALADGTLVWPQGVPKADGGMAGLHGGEAGAQAAQAPSNVDEDRTFGRGDVDAALSAAAFTAGGSFRVAGVHQSYLEPHAVAAQPGARPGEVTVYTSTQGQYVVRSEVSGALGLRERDVHVVPLTVGGGFGAKYGIMDALVAAAALHVQKPVRLVLTRSEDMLTTMPAPAIDVTLRLGADADGTLTAVDADVLVENGAFRFGHGGIIATMLGGLYRCENVRVRTRELLLNRAPVGAYRAPGVPQALFALESAVDDLTRQLGADPLEWRLQHAVQAGDPMGTGRAWPDIGLRDCLEAAQAHPLWQSRASLPEQEGVGLAVGGWPGAFSPAGAVCRVDTDGTVRLHVGSVDISGVHSSMVLIAAETLGVDPDQVEIVQGTTDSGPYAPNSGGSQVTISLSGAVLDASTQVRDQLLELAARHFEAHRDDLELAGGQAMVRGIPDRAIPIGKLAAQAQRTPGGPGPVVAEGRAALKAGAPGFVAHLVHVRVDPATGAVTLLRSVAAQDVGFALNPLLVEGQIQGGSAQALGLGLLEGLAYAGGTLVNPNFLEYAFPTSTDMPPLETVLVQRPSEHGPFGARIVGEPPITAGAAALANAVREAAGVRVTELPITAEAVWRLGQEAASR; translated from the coding sequence GTGACCACGCCACAGCCCCCGGCCCGTTCGCACCTGGGTCGTCCCCGCAAGATCATTGACGGCCTGGAGAAACTCGTGGGCCGCGCGCCCTACGTTGCTGATCAGCAGCTGCCGGGGCTGCTGCACGCGCGGCTGGTGCTGTCGCCGTACCCGCACGCGCGGATTCGCGGGGTGGACCGCGCCGCGGCGCTGGATGTGCCGGGCGTGCAGGCGGTGCTGCTGGGCGCGGACCTGAACGTGAAGCCCGCGCACTCGCGGCCCAGCCTGCTGCTCGCGGAGGATCTGGTGGTGTTCGCGGGGCAGCCGGTCGCGCTGATCCTCGCGGACACGGAGGCGCAGGCGGCGGACGCGGCGGCGCTGCTGGACGTGGACTACGAGGCGCTGGATGCCGTGGAGGACGGCGAGGCGGCGCTCGCGGACGGCACGCTGGTGTGGCCGCAAGGCGTGCCGAAGGCGGACGGCGGCATGGCGGGCCTGCACGGCGGCGAGGCGGGCGCGCAGGCGGCGCAGGCGCCCAGCAACGTGGATGAGGACCGGACCTTCGGGCGTGGGGACGTGGACGCCGCCCTGAGCGCGGCCGCCTTCACGGCCGGGGGGTCGTTCCGGGTGGCGGGCGTGCACCAGTCGTACCTGGAGCCGCACGCGGTGGCCGCGCAGCCCGGCGCGAGGCCCGGTGAGGTCACGGTGTACACCAGCACCCAGGGGCAGTACGTGGTGCGCAGTGAGGTGTCGGGCGCGCTGGGCCTGCGCGAGCGGGACGTGCACGTGGTCCCACTGACGGTCGGTGGGGGCTTCGGCGCGAAGTACGGGATCATGGACGCGCTGGTGGCCGCGGCGGCCCTGCACGTTCAGAAGCCCGTGCGGCTGGTGCTGACCCGCAGTGAGGACATGCTGACCACCATGCCCGCCCCGGCCATTGACGTGACGCTGCGTCTGGGCGCGGACGCGGACGGCACCCTGACCGCCGTGGACGCGGACGTGCTCGTCGAGAACGGCGCGTTCAGGTTCGGGCACGGGGGGATCATCGCCACGATGCTGGGGGGCCTGTACCGCTGCGAGAACGTGCGGGTGCGCACGCGGGAACTGCTGCTGAACCGCGCGCCGGTGGGCGCGTACCGCGCGCCGGGCGTGCCGCAGGCGCTGTTCGCGCTGGAGTCCGCCGTGGACGACCTGACCCGGCAGCTGGGCGCCGACCCGCTGGAGTGGCGCCTTCAGCACGCCGTGCAGGCGGGCGACCCGATGGGCACCGGTCGCGCCTGGCCGGACATCGGGCTGCGTGACTGCCTGGAGGCCGCGCAGGCGCACCCGCTCTGGCAGTCGCGCGCCTCGCTCCCCGAGCAGGAGGGCGTGGGACTGGCGGTGGGCGGCTGGCCGGGTGCGTTCTCCCCGGCGGGCGCGGTGTGCCGCGTGGACACGGACGGCACGGTGCGGCTGCACGTGGGCAGCGTGGACATCAGCGGCGTGCATTCCAGCATGGTCCTGATTGCGGCTGAGACGCTGGGCGTGGACCCGGATCAGGTGGAGATCGTGCAGGGCACCACGGACAGCGGGCCGTACGCACCGAACTCCGGGGGGTCGCAGGTGACGATCAGCCTGTCGGGCGCGGTACTGGACGCCAGCACGCAGGTGCGTGATCAGCTGCTGGAACTGGCGGCGCGGCACTTTGAGGCGCACCGGGATGACCTGGAACTCGCGGGCGGGCAGGCGATGGTGCGGGGCATTCCGGACCGCGCGATTCCCATTGGCAAGCTGGCGGCGCAGGCGCAGCGCACGCCGGGCGGGCCGGGCCCGGTGGTCGCGGAGGGCCGCGCGGCGCTGAAGGCCGGGGCGCCGGGCTTCGTCGCGCATCTCGTGCACGTGCGGGTGGATCCGGCGACCGGGGCGGTCACGCTGCTGCGGTCGGTGGCGGCGCAGGACGTGGGCTTCGCGCTGAACCCGCTGCTGGTCGAGGGGCAGATTCAGGGGGGGAGCGCGCAGGCGCTGGGCCTGGGTCTGCTGGAGGGACTGGCGTACGCGGGCGGTACGCTGGTGAACCCGAACTTTCTGGAGTACGCGTTCCCGACGAGTACGGACATGCCGCCGCTGGAGACGGTGCTGGTGCAGCGGCCCAGTGAGCACGGGCCGTTCGGGGCGCGGATCGTGGGGGAGCCGCCGATCACGGCGGGCGCGGCGGCCCTGGCGAACGCGGTGCGTGAGGCGGCGGGGGTGCGCGTGACTGAGCTGCCCATCACGGCTGAGGCGGTCTGGCGGCTGGGACAGGAGGCGGCCAGTCGGTGA
- the coaBC gene encoding bifunctional phosphopantothenoylcysteine decarboxylase/phosphopantothenate--cysteine ligase CoaBC produces MRTADERPCVLVIVGGSMAAVKAPSVLRRLRERGAQVRVIATRAALAFITELSLSTAADGAVGTDAHWFEARPDALHLTHARVDAAVVVGASAELLAGAAHGHAGDLALATLLSVRGPVLWVPAMNELMWTHPAVQANAETLRGWGHRFLGPEVGAFGTRGEGRGVGRMSEPDDIADATLALLKKGDASPAPLRDLAGVRVVVSAGPTREYLDPVRFISNPSSGKMGFAVAEAARDRGADVTLVTGPVTLPDPAGVRVVRIESALELRDAVVDASRDAGIVVMTAAVADYRAATQSGEKQAKVAGDVTVHLTPNPDILAELGREKDDRVLVGFAMETHAGVERAAGKAQRKNADFILLNYPTREGTAFGGDDNQVTLVRADGSHEDWPRVSKREVAERLLTEAARLLPRQG; encoded by the coding sequence GTGAGAACGGCTGATGAGCGTCCGTGCGTGCTGGTGATCGTGGGGGGGAGCATGGCGGCGGTGAAGGCCCCGTCGGTGCTGCGCCGGTTGCGGGAACGTGGCGCGCAGGTGCGGGTGATCGCGACCCGCGCGGCGCTGGCGTTCATCACGGAGTTGAGCCTGAGCACGGCGGCGGACGGTGCGGTGGGCACGGACGCGCACTGGTTCGAGGCGCGGCCGGACGCGCTGCACCTCACGCACGCGCGGGTGGACGCGGCGGTGGTGGTGGGCGCGTCGGCGGAGTTGCTGGCGGGGGCGGCGCACGGGCACGCGGGGGATCTGGCGCTGGCGACGCTCCTGAGCGTGCGCGGGCCGGTGTTGTGGGTGCCCGCGATGAACGAGCTGATGTGGACGCACCCGGCGGTGCAGGCGAACGCGGAAACGCTGCGTGGCTGGGGGCACCGGTTCCTGGGGCCGGAGGTGGGGGCGTTCGGCACGCGCGGCGAGGGGCGCGGCGTGGGCCGCATGAGCGAACCGGACGACATCGCGGACGCGACACTGGCGCTGCTGAAGAAGGGGGACGCCTCCCCTGCCCCGCTGAGGGATCTGGCGGGCGTGCGGGTGGTCGTGTCGGCCGGGCCGACGCGGGAGTACCTGGATCCGGTGCGGTTCATCAGCAACCCGTCGAGCGGGAAGATGGGCTTCGCGGTGGCGGAGGCTGCCCGGGACCGGGGCGCGGACGTGACGCTCGTGACCGGCCCGGTGACCCTGCCGGACCCGGCAGGCGTACGCGTGGTGCGGATCGAGTCGGCGCTGGAACTGCGGGACGCCGTGGTGGACGCGTCGCGGGACGCAGGGATCGTGGTGATGACGGCGGCGGTCGCGGATTACCGCGCGGCCACGCAGAGCGGCGAAAAGCAGGCGAAGGTGGCGGGCGACGTGACGGTTCACCTGACGCCGAACCCGGACATCCTGGCGGAACTGGGCCGCGAGAAGGATGACCGGGTGCTGGTGGGCTTCGCCATGGAGACGCACGCCGGGGTGGAACGCGCGGCGGGCAAGGCGCAACGGAAGAACGCGGATTTCATCCTGCTGAACTACCCGACGCGGGAGGGCACGGCATTCGGCGGGGACGACAATCAGGTGACACTGGTGCGCGCCGACGGCTCGCATGAGGACTGGCCGCGCGTGAGCAAGCGCGAGGTGGCCGAGCGGCTGCTGACCGAGGCGGCGCGGCTGCTGCCCCGTCAGGGCTGA
- a CDS encoding winged helix-turn-helix domain-containing protein, which produces MSHVVVIEDEGTVRDVLRFHLERAGLRVTALESVTGAFDVLPGADALVLDWMLPGESGLSFLRRLRADAELRRMPVLMLTARAAEAERVEGLESGADDYLTKPFSAAELVARVRALLRRTQPDVPAVLSNGPLSVDVGAAEARVGGRRMNLTRREFDLLAFMTQHVGRVYTRTELLDRVWGADFLGGERTVDQHVTQLRAHLGDDPGKPGFLETVRGKGYRMRPWADGA; this is translated from the coding sequence ATGAGCCACGTCGTTGTCATCGAGGACGAGGGGACCGTCAGAGACGTCCTGCGCTTTCACCTGGAGCGGGCCGGGCTGCGGGTCACCGCCCTGGAGTCCGTGACCGGCGCGTTCGACGTACTGCCCGGCGCGGACGCGCTGGTGCTGGACTGGATGCTGCCCGGCGAGAGCGGCCTGAGCTTCCTGCGCCGCCTGCGGGCCGACGCAGAACTGCGCCGCATGCCGGTGCTGATGCTCACCGCCCGCGCCGCCGAGGCCGAGCGGGTCGAGGGCCTGGAGTCCGGCGCGGACGACTACCTGACCAAGCCGTTTTCCGCCGCGGAACTCGTGGCGCGGGTGCGGGCGCTGCTGCGCCGCACGCAGCCGGACGTGCCCGCCGTCCTGAGCAACGGCCCCCTGAGCGTGGACGTGGGCGCCGCCGAGGCGCGCGTGGGTGGACGGCGCATGAACCTCACGCGGCGTGAGTTCGACCTGCTGGCGTTCATGACGCAGCACGTGGGGCGCGTCTATACCCGCACGGAACTGCTCGACCGGGTGTGGGGCGCGGACTTTCTGGGCGGCGAGCGCACCGTGGACCAGCACGTCACGCAGCTGCGCGCCCACCTGGGGGACGACCCGGGTAAACCCGGCTTCCTGGAGACGGTGCGCGGCAAGGGGTACCGCATGCGTCCCTGGGCGGACGGCGCGTGA
- the coaD gene encoding pantetheine-phosphate adenylyltransferase, producing MNAVFPGSFDPITSGHMDVLTRASRIFDQVTVTVMHNARKQGRHLFTLDERLEILREATAHFPNVSVDSFGGLLVDYMARQETGSVIVRGLRAVSDYEYELQIAHLNRQIGDAETVFIMAATRWSFVSSSMVREIASYGGNVSEMVPRASASALRRKHADVYEEREAELQAQTAGS from the coding sequence ATGAACGCCGTTTTCCCGGGCTCGTTCGACCCGATCACCAGTGGGCACATGGACGTGCTGACGCGCGCCTCGCGCATCTTCGACCAGGTGACCGTGACGGTCATGCACAATGCCCGTAAGCAGGGCCGCCACCTCTTCACGCTGGATGAGCGCCTGGAGATTCTGCGCGAGGCGACCGCGCACTTCCCCAACGTCAGCGTGGATTCCTTCGGGGGACTGCTGGTGGACTACATGGCCCGCCAGGAGACGGGCAGCGTGATCGTGCGCGGCCTGCGCGCCGTGTCCGACTACGAGTACGAGTTGCAGATCGCGCACCTGAACCGCCAGATCGGGGACGCGGAGACGGTGTTCATCATGGCCGCCACCCGCTGGAGCTTCGTGAGCAGTTCCATGGTGCGCGAGATCGCCAGTTACGGCGGGAACGTCAGCGAGATGGTGCCCCGCGCCAGCGCCAGCGCACTGCGCCGCAAGCATGCTGACGTGTACGAGGAACGCGAGGCGGAATTGCAGGCCCAGACCGCCGGAAGCTGA
- the argR gene encoding arginine repressor has protein sequence MAGTLSKEQRQKRIQDIIARDSVSTQGELVERLQAEGIRVTQATVSRDINELRLVRLPVGKGRHRYALAQTAGHVGAQEELARLFQNFVHDIDRGENMLVIRTTDGHATGVALVLDRVRRDDIIGTLAGEDTIFVVARTTADAENIMEEFHAMMLG, from the coding sequence ATGGCGGGAACGCTCAGTAAGGAACAACGTCAGAAACGCATTCAGGACATCATCGCCCGCGACAGTGTCAGCACCCAGGGGGAACTCGTCGAGCGCCTCCAGGCCGAGGGCATCCGCGTCACGCAGGCCACCGTCAGCCGCGACATCAACGAGCTGCGGCTGGTGCGCCTCCCGGTCGGCAAGGGCCGCCACCGCTACGCCCTGGCGCAGACCGCCGGGCACGTGGGCGCGCAGGAGGAACTCGCGCGGCTCTTCCAGAACTTCGTGCACGACATCGACCGGGGCGAGAACATGCTCGTGATCCGCACCACGGACGGGCACGCGACCGGCGTGGCGCTGGTGCTCGACCGGGTGCGCCGCGACGACATCATCGGGACCCTGGCGGGCGAGGACACGATCTTCGTGGTGGCGCGCACCACGGCGGACGCGGAGAACATCATGGAGGAGTTCCACGCCATGATGCTGGGCTGA
- the metK gene encoding methionine adenosyltransferase: MRKYYTSESVSEGHPDKLADFISDSILDEFLRQEPGSRVAVETLLTTGMAVVAGEVTAETAHVDVQKTVRDAVKQVGYTRANYGFDAEYSAVLVSLHEQSPEIAGGVNHSEEWRGMIEEQRELAENAHSMVGAGDQGLMFGYATDETPELMPLPISLAHALTRRIAQLRKDGTLPYLRPDAKAQVTVVRDGEPHEATETLVDTVVISTQHSEDVSQEQIRADMIEHVIRAVIPAEYLTADTKYFINPSGRFVIGGPHGDTGLTGRKIIVDTYGGAVPHGGGAFSGKDPTKVDRSAAYYARFIAKNIVAAGLARRALVEVAYAIGRAQPVSLRVDTYGTGTVSDDRLAVIVTEHFDARPQAIIAELDLRRPIYAQTAAYGHFGRPEFPWEQTHKAEALKAAAQQD; this comes from the coding sequence ATGCGGAAGTATTACACCTCGGAATCGGTGTCTGAAGGGCACCCCGACAAGCTGGCCGACTTCATCTCGGACAGCATTCTCGACGAGTTCCTGCGCCAGGAACCCGGCAGTCGCGTCGCGGTGGAGACGCTGCTCACCACCGGCATGGCCGTCGTGGCGGGCGAGGTCACCGCTGAGACCGCCCACGTGGACGTCCAGAAGACCGTCCGTGACGCCGTCAAGCAGGTCGGCTACACCCGCGCGAACTACGGCTTCGACGCCGAGTACAGCGCCGTGCTGGTCAGCCTGCACGAACAGAGCCCCGAGATCGCCGGTGGTGTGAACCACAGCGAGGAGTGGCGCGGCATGATCGAAGAGCAGCGTGAACTTGCAGAGAACGCGCACTCGATGGTCGGCGCGGGCGACCAGGGCCTGATGTTCGGCTACGCCACCGACGAGACGCCGGAACTCATGCCGCTGCCCATCAGCCTCGCGCACGCCTTGACGCGGCGCATCGCGCAGCTGCGCAAGGACGGCACGCTGCCCTACCTGCGCCCCGACGCGAAGGCGCAGGTCACGGTCGTCCGCGACGGCGAACCCCACGAGGCCACCGAAACCCTGGTGGATACCGTCGTCATCAGCACCCAGCACAGCGAGGACGTGAGCCAGGAACAGATCCGCGCCGACATGATCGAGCACGTGATCCGCGCTGTGATCCCCGCCGAGTACCTCACCGCTGACACGAAGTACTTCATCAACCCCAGCGGGCGCTTCGTCATCGGCGGGCCCCACGGGGACACCGGCCTGACCGGCCGCAAGATCATCGTGGACACCTACGGCGGCGCCGTGCCCCACGGTGGCGGCGCGTTCAGCGGCAAGGATCCCACCAAGGTCGACCGCAGCGCGGCGTACTACGCGCGCTTCATCGCCAAGAACATCGTCGCCGCGGGCCTCGCCCGGCGCGCGCTGGTCGAGGTTGCGTACGCCATCGGCCGCGCCCAGCCCGTCAGTCTGCGCGTCGACACGTACGGCACCGGCACGGTCAGCGATGACCGCCTCGCCGTGATCGTCACCGAGCACTTCGACGCGCGCCCCCAGGCGATCATCGCGGAACTCGACCTGCGCCGCCCCATCTACGCGCAGACCGCCGCGTACGGCCACTTCGGCCGCCCCGAATTCCCCTGGGAACAGACCCACAAGGCCGAGGCGCTGAAAGCCGCCGCGCAGCAGGACTGA
- a CDS encoding HD domain-containing protein encodes MTNEQALLTAVEAFAGTFYAGPGRAYHNAAHVRALLDALATRGVLTPALALAAWGHDLIYDPRAADNEARSADVFGDWLAAQGAPTDLQAEVRALILATRHTAPPTTRAEALFVDADLSVLGADAATFDAYDRAIRAEYAHVPEAAYRAGRAAVLRGFLNRERLYLTPEFAGLEPQARVNLARALARLR; translated from the coding sequence ATGACGAACGAACAGGCCCTGCTGACCGCCGTCGAGGCGTTCGCGGGGACGTTCTACGCCGGGCCGGGCCGCGCGTACCACAATGCCGCGCACGTGCGGGCGCTGCTGGACGCGCTGGCCACGCGGGGCGTGCTGACGCCCGCGCTGGCGCTGGCCGCGTGGGGCCATGACCTGATCTACGATCCGCGCGCGGCGGACAACGAGGCGCGCAGCGCGGACGTGTTCGGGGACTGGCTGGCCGCGCAGGGGGCGCCCACTGACCTTCAGGCGGAGGTGCGGGCGCTGATCCTCGCCACCCGGCACACTGCGCCGCCGACCACGCGGGCGGAGGCGCTGTTCGTGGACGCCGACCTGAGTGTCCTGGGGGCCGATGCTGCCACGTTCGACGCGTACGACCGGGCCATCCGCGCGGAGTACGCGCACGTGCCCGAGGCTGCGTACCGCGCCGGGCGGGCGGCGGTCCTGCGGGGCTTCCTGAACCGCGAGCGGCTGTACCTCACGCCGGAGTTCGCGGGGCTGGAGCCTCAGGCGCGGGTCAATCTGGCTCGGGCGCTGGCTCGGCTGCGCTGA
- a CDS encoding CaiB/BaiF CoA transferase family protein yields the protein MTPDLPLSGVRVADFTRVLTGPLCTMLLGDLGADVIKVEPPGGDDTRAWGPPFQTGAGGRESSYFLSVNRNKRSVTLDLKTGEGLEAARRLIAGSDVLVENFRPGTLERLGLGWEALHAAYPRLIYASITGFGLSGPYRDRAGYDVIAQGMGGLMSYNGEAGREPLRVGVAVADVYSGALITQAILAALYARERTGRGARVDVNLLESVIALGSSQVGRYLATGEVPVPTGNDHRSIVPYGTFPCADGFVNIAVGNDALWRRFCAALDDPNLSADARFATNEGRVTHRAELDLLLLPALARHTRADLMTRLEVAGVPCGPVNDLADVFSDPHVQARGVAVPVPHPTLGETTVTSPPWRFGGEALPVRRAPPTAGQHTAEVLAELGFSPEISAAEPAPEPD from the coding sequence ATGACCCCAGACCTGCCCCTGAGTGGCGTGCGCGTCGCGGACTTCACCCGCGTCCTGACCGGCCCGCTGTGCACCATGCTGCTCGGCGATCTGGGCGCCGACGTGATCAAGGTCGAGCCGCCCGGCGGGGACGACACCCGCGCCTGGGGCCCACCCTTCCAGACAGGAGCGGGCGGCCGGGAGAGCAGCTACTTCCTGAGCGTGAACCGCAACAAGCGCAGCGTCACCCTGGACCTCAAGACCGGGGAGGGGCTGGAGGCCGCCCGCCGCCTGATTGCGGGCAGTGACGTGCTCGTCGAGAACTTCCGGCCCGGCACCCTGGAGCGCCTGGGTCTGGGCTGGGAGGCCCTGCACGCCGCGTACCCCCGCCTGATCTACGCGAGCATCACCGGCTTCGGCCTGAGCGGCCCGTACCGCGACCGCGCCGGGTACGACGTCATCGCGCAGGGCATGGGCGGCCTCATGAGCTACAACGGCGAGGCCGGCCGCGAACCCCTGCGGGTCGGCGTGGCGGTCGCGGACGTGTACAGCGGCGCCCTGATCACCCAGGCGATCCTCGCGGCGCTGTACGCCCGCGAACGCACCGGACGCGGCGCGCGGGTGGACGTGAACCTCCTAGAAAGTGTGATCGCGCTGGGCTCCTCGCAGGTGGGCCGCTACCTCGCCACCGGGGAGGTCCCCGTGCCCACCGGGAACGATCACCGGTCCATCGTCCCGTACGGCACCTTCCCCTGCGCGGACGGATTCGTGAACATCGCCGTGGGGAACGACGCGCTGTGGCGGCGCTTCTGCGCGGCGCTGGACGACCCGAATCTGAGCGCGGACGCCCGCTTCGCCACGAACGAGGGCCGCGTCACCCACCGCGCCGAGCTCGATCTCCTCCTGCTGCCCGCACTGGCCCGCCACACCCGCGCCGACCTCATGACCCGCCTGGAGGTGGCGGGCGTCCCCTGCGGCCCCGTGAACGACCTGGCCGACGTCTTCAGCGACCCGCACGTGCAGGCGCGCGGCGTCGCCGTGCCCGTCCCGCACCCCACCCTGGGCGAGACGACCGTCACCAGCCCCCCCTGGCGCTTCGGCGGGGAGGCCCTCCCGGTGCGCCGCGCGCCCCCCACGGCGGGGCAGCACACTGCCGAAGTGCTGGCGGAACTGGGATTCAGTCCCGAGATCAGCGCAGCCGAGCCAGCGCCCGAGCCAGATTGA
- a CDS encoding sensor histidine kinase, with translation MTSPEATGRTVGASDHWIDALPQAVLLTHTGLVTRVNAAAARLWGVPQERASGRPVLEVVRRHTLETLLERGGELELEVTGRTLRCTATRDGLHGALIVEDVTEHRRREAELREATAVLSHEFRTPVAALRGVLEALEYDMPRDLAQNFVRQGLQETERLARLAEDLAVGFRPTRARTLPLAEAFVRAERLLSGDLNARRASVTFGQDHLVRADPDKLLQVLLNLIENALKYGPPAGQVEVQTHERGTWIEVSVLDRGTPIPDTESLFKAHTRGRAATGQGSGMGLYIVRSIVHGWGGQAWAERRGDANAFCFTLPGVGGIG, from the coding sequence GTGACGTCTCCGGAGGCCACCGGCCGCACGGTGGGCGCGTCTGATCACTGGATCGACGCGCTGCCTCAGGCGGTCCTGCTGACGCACACGGGGCTGGTCACGCGCGTGAACGCCGCTGCTGCGCGGCTGTGGGGCGTGCCGCAGGAGCGCGCCTCGGGCCGCCCGGTGCTGGAGGTCGTGCGCCGCCACACCCTGGAAACCCTGCTCGAACGCGGCGGGGAGCTGGAACTGGAGGTCACGGGCCGCACGCTGCGCTGCACCGCCACCCGCGACGGCCTGCACGGCGCGCTGATCGTGGAGGACGTCACCGAGCACCGCCGCCGCGAGGCGGAGCTGCGCGAGGCGACCGCTGTGCTCTCGCACGAGTTCCGCACGCCGGTTGCGGCGCTGCGCGGCGTGCTGGAGGCCCTGGAGTACGACATGCCCCGCGACCTGGCGCAGAATTTCGTGCGGCAGGGCCTTCAGGAGACCGAGCGCCTGGCGCGGCTGGCCGAGGACCTCGCCGTGGGCTTCCGGCCCACCCGCGCCCGCACCCTGCCGCTGGCCGAGGCCTTCGTCCGGGCCGAGCGGCTGCTCTCGGGCGACCTGAACGCCCGCCGGGCCAGCGTCACGTTCGGGCAGGATCACCTCGTGCGGGCCGATCCGGACAAGCTGCTGCAGGTGCTGCTGAACCTCATCGAGAACGCCCTGAAGTACGGCCCGCCCGCAGGGCAGGTCGAGGTGCAGACTCATGAACGCGGCACCTGGATCGAGGTGAGTGTCCTCGACCGGGGCACGCCCATTCCCGACACGGAGAGCCTCTTCAAGGCGCACACGCGGGGCCGCGCCGCGACCGGGCAGGGCAGCGGCATGGGCCTGTACATCGTCCGGAGCATCGTGCACGGCTGGGGTGGGCAGGCCTGGGCCGAGCGGCGCGGCGACGCGAACGCCTTCTGCTTCACCCTGCCGGGCGTGGGCGGCATCGGCTGA
- the phoU gene encoding phosphate signaling complex protein PhoU: protein MREALENDLRAVLNGALNMLGTVERMLPVAGDVLLRENVERLAEVKALDREVDAQEAQIEAECLRIIALHQPVARDLRMVALILKSLSDIERMGDYVVHVAEDGAELAQAPALKRYVNLSRMLDRLGEMSQNLRTAIADRDVARAEATVQMDDEVDDLYEQIQRELVTYMLEDPRNISKALMLMRVGRSLERVGDHMENISERVRYWVTGQREG, encoded by the coding sequence ATGCGTGAAGCCCTCGAAAACGACCTGCGTGCCGTCCTGAACGGCGCACTGAACATGCTCGGCACTGTCGAGCGCATGCTGCCGGTGGCGGGGGACGTCCTGCTGCGCGAGAACGTCGAACGCCTCGCGGAGGTCAAGGCCCTCGACCGCGAGGTGGACGCCCAGGAAGCCCAGATCGAGGCCGAGTGCCTGCGCATCATCGCGCTGCACCAGCCGGTCGCGCGGGATCTGCGGATGGTCGCCCTGATCCTCAAGAGCCTCAGCGACATCGAGCGCATGGGTGACTACGTCGTGCACGTTGCCGAGGACGGCGCGGAACTCGCGCAGGCGCCCGCCCTGAAACGCTACGTGAACCTCTCGCGGATGCTTGACCGGCTGGGCGAGATGAGCCAGAACCTCCGCACCGCCATCGCCGACCGTGACGTGGCGCGCGCCGAGGCGACCGTGCAGATGGACGACGAGGTGGACGACCTGTACGAGCAGATCCAGCGTGAACTCGTGACGTACATGCTCGAGGACCCCCGCAACATCAGCAAGGCGCTGATGCTCATGCGGGTGGGCCGCAGCCTGGAGCGCGTCGGGGACCACATGGAGAACATCTCCGAACGCGTCCGCTACTGGGTGACCGGCCAGCGCGAAGGCTGA